CATTTCTCATCATGAATTATAAGAATTTTCAACCCTCCTAATCTGGTCAGAATCTACTAATACACTATTTCATTGCATTATGAAAGTCTGCTGCtaaaattacaaatgtaattttatgaGTTTTTGTTTAGTATGATCATTATATCAATGCAAAGTTCAACCACCAGAGTTTATACCATTTTTAAGGAGAAactatgtcttagtccattcagactggtaaaacaaaaataccatagacagagtggcttataaacaataaacattcatttctcacagttctggaggctgagaaattcaagatcaaggcactggttgatttggtgtctggtgaaagCCCATTTCTCATAAAAGGAATcttctcactgcatcctctcATGATGGAAGGGGCAGGGCAGCTTTTTGTGGCCCCTTTCATAAGGACACTAATAGTATtctgccctcatgatctaatcagtCCCCCAAAAGGCTTCACCTCCTAATACAATTGCCTTAGGTGTTAGGAtcttaacatatgaattttgggggcatacaaacattcagaccatagcagactATTTGATTTTGCTTATTCTTTGCCCCTCAGTGCCTAACATAGGGCTTGGTGTttagaaagcactcaataaatataccttgaataagtaaataaagaataggaaataaTCCAGAAAATTATAAGTTGGGGCCACATTGGGAAGGGTGTTCAAAACAAGTCTAAGGAGTAGATAATTTGGTGGGTAATAGAAAATCACTGGAAGATTCTGGGCAAGGGAATAGCATGAAGCGAGCTGTTCATTAGaaagattaatatattaatgtttgcACAATTGGTGGAGAATTAAGGTCAGTCAGAAGTTAATATTTATCATTGAGCTAAAAAATAACAGGTACACAGAAAATAGAAGTACAGTGAGCTCAAgtagaaatttcttttcattgtggCATTATGTGTATTGTAAaaagtagaaatgcaaattaaaacaacattatGATAATACCACACAACCACCTAAATGGGTAAAATTACAGACTGACAATACTATGTTAGCATAGACATAGAACACTGTAAACTCCTCTATGTTTCTGGTGGTACTGTAAAATGaaacaaccactttggaaaacactttgacATTTTCTAATAATAAGAAGCATATATTATTCTATGAATTATCAATGCCACTCTTAAGTACATgtccaagaaaaataagaatgtatGTATGTCCACAAAATATTGCACAAACTTATTTATAGTGcgtatttataatagtaaaaaactagaaacagtATAAATGTCCACCAATGAGAATAGGTAACTATGGTATGATATATTCACATAAGTAAAAggaaatgaactactgatatatgCAATAAcactgatgaaatttaaaaacatcttaaTTAAAACAAGGtaacataaaaaatacatattgtgaGAGACAGCGCCGGGGCAAGTGAGAGCCGGACGGGCACTGGGCGACTCTGTGCCTCGctgaggaaaaataactaaacatgggcaaaggagatCCTAAGAAGCCGAGAGGCAAAATGTCATCATATGCATTCTTTGTGCAAACTTGCCGGGAGGAGCACAAGAAGAAGCACCCAGATGCTTCAGTCAACTTCTCAGAGTTTTCTAAGaagtgctcagagaggtggaagaccatgtctgctaaagagaaaggaaagtttgaaGATATGGCAAAGGCGGACAAGGCCcgttatgaaagagaaatgaaaacctatatccctcctaaaggggaaacaaaaaagaagttcaaggaTCCCAATGCACCCAAGAGGCCTCCTTCggcctttttcttgttctgttctgaGTATCGCCCTAAAATCAAAGGAGAACATCCTGGCCTTTCCATTGGTGATGTTGCAAAGAAACTGGGAGAGATGTGGAATAACACTGCTGCAGATGATAAGCAGCCTTATGAAAAGAAGGCTGCAAAGCTGAAGGAAAAGTATGAAAAGGATATTGCTGCATACCGAGCTAAAGGAAAGCCTGATGCAGCAAAAAAGGGAGTCGTCAAggctgaaaaaagcaagaaaaagaaggaagaggaggaagatgaggaagatgaagaggatgaagaggaggaggaagatgaagaagatgaagatgaagaagaagatgatgatgatgaataagtTGGTTCTAgcgcagttttttttttcttgtctataaagcaTTTAACCCCCCTGTACACAACtcactccttttaaagaaaaaaattgaaatgtaaggctgtgtaagatttgtttttaaactgtacagtgtctttttttgtatAGTTAACACACTACCGAATGTGTCTTTAGCTAGCCCTGTCCTGGTGGTATTTTCAATAGCCACTAACCTTGCCTGGTACAGTATGGGGGTTGTAAATTGGCATGGAAATTTAAAGCAGGTTCTTGTTGGTGCACAGCACAAATTAGTTATATATGGGGATGGTagttttttcatcttcagttgTCTCTGATGCAGCTTATACGAAATAATTGTTGTTCTGTTAACTGAATACCACTctgtaattgcaaaaaaaaagttgcagctgttttgttgacattctgaatgcttctaagtaaatacaattttttttattaaaaaaaaaaaaatacatattgtaaaTGTATATGAAGTTATATCAGGCAAAACTaatctttaataatataaattagaatttaatattaatacattaatgttaatatttgtaGTGGGTATTAACTGGAAAGGGGAACTCTTAGGGGTAGTAGAAACAACCTGTCTTGATTGAGAATACATGTGTGTATGGcaaaattaattcaattatttatttacattttatcatatataaaatgtgcttcaattttttataaagttaaatatgctTACAAGTCTCAAAGGAAGAACTATATccataaatatagataaaataataatgataccaTCAAGAAGAtatgaatataaaacatatgGATGTGGAAAAGAACTAATGAAGattcagaaaatgagaaatatatcaattaaataacagttaaaagaaaattcaataaatattactaaagTCTACATTAGATAtagctaaagagaaaattaatgaaatggaaGATAATATAAAGTAATTTACACAGAATGCAgcacagagattaaaaaatatgaaaagacagtgaaaatggacagaaaataaaattgataaattctaCAATGAGTCAAATAGGCTCACAATTAAGAAAACAGATTTGGAGCCAGGTTATCTGGGTTACTTTAGACATGTTCTATAATATCACtacttcagtttctttatgtGTAAAATGGTGAAAATAGTAATTTGTACTTCAAAGGATTATTGTGAGATTAAGTTAGTTGAAACAGAAAATGTTCAGAGAAATGGTTGGCAAACCACACCATACACAGTAGATGCTATTATTTTATGGCAATGTTTGAAGTAGAAATAGATAGAATGGCTGACCAGCACTATTTAAAATGTAGAGGCTACGATGTCTTCagaactatagaaaaaaaatatattcaaattaaagaACATTACAAATTTTCACCAgtgtaaataaaagtaaattcaaagataatacatattaactacaaataaataattgttgtcCTGATGATAAACTCCTAATAACTGACCAAATGACAGTACTTCATTGTATTTAAGCTGtaagaagaaaaaggacaaatGTAGATGGAAAAATTTGGTTGTATGTACCAATAGTGAGCTAAgtcatcataaaatattttgttaaattaaataactATTGACTGatagacaaaaattaatttttagttgaTTCAAAATGATTTGAATATCATTCACAATTGtactaacaagaaaaataagaaaaggaatatttctgcttgaaattttattaatattatatataaataaatatgtatgttaaaaataagagtaattatttttctaaacaagcagagtaaaatgaaaaaagaagtggTTATTTAcatcaaataaaaggaaaaatagaacaaagccaaaagaagcaaattaaaatgCACTAAGTCAATAGAACTAAATGACCATCATTTATATGGATTAAATTTCTACATGAAAATTTAGATATTAGCTTGAGATGTGTGGGTGTTTAATCAAGTTATATTCTACATTAAAGCAgcacagaaaataaagagatgaaaagattCTTGATGGAAATACTGAAGAAAAGCTACTCTACATTACAGTATTAATTTtagacaaaatataatttaacagtGAATGCAATGACAGAAATAATGGGGATGCTAATATTGAAAACTGCAGAATCCATCGGCAAGAAATAGTAAGCATGAACTTGAATATTCACAAAGGagattcttgaaaaaaatatatgaaaacttaatgatttcaaaataaatattgacaaatCCACCATTACACTTGGAGATTTTAATAAACCATTATCAGAAACTAATGCATCAAGTTGATATTTTAAgcactaataaaatatttataaaaatttgaccTATCTATTTACTTAGAGATAGAAGTCACCGCAGCCTGAGACATCTATCTCTAAATAAAGAGATAGGTAGGTAGTTAGATATATAGATAAGCAAGCTAAGTATTCAACTTCAAAATCTGGAAAAAGTGTTATAAAACAGACTCATGGAAAtgtaatagaagaaaacaatacAAGTAATACCAGGAAGTAAATAATgtaggaaagaaagacaaaaaagagagaagctcaataaaaccaaaagttgattCCCCAGAGAACCATGTAATGATGAGCATCCagcaaaattgattttataaagcAGAAGGCACAAATATTATTATAGAAACACAAAAAGAGATAtaaccataaatatataatatcatagaAGAAAACTGCATGGAAacctataataaaaatgaaagtaagaatGAACTGGATGATTTTGTAGAAGATATGAATTTGAAAACTgatagagaataaataaaaaaccagtATAAATCAGtaattattaaagatattattttagtAATCAAACATCACTAATCTAATACCCAACAATGAATACAAAAAGCTtaaatttgaaagaaagtttTGTCAAATTCTAAGGAATAAATTTTCTTAGATTATAaaagtgtttcaaaaaaaatacagaagtcaCCCAATTCTTAtagtgaaatgaaaagaaacttgaAATCAACTGgagaattatattaaaattattaagcaatcacatttatttatataggtcaaaaactcaaaataaaatttaacaaataaaatcataaattgaaaaataacaataatattgaCTCTTGACCAAGGAAGgtttatcttaaaaaatgaagcaatatTTAAACCTCATAAATGTATTCATACAATTCACCTTAAGTGAGTAAACCATAACATTTTGCTAAGTAACTTTTTACAAAATTGACTAATGGGGGAAACTcaggaataaaaatgattaaattaaacaaaatcagACAATGCCATATTCAATAGAAAACTCTAGTAGCATTCCCTTTGAGATCTATAATAAGAGAAGGATTCCCAATATTAATTGTACCActtaatattttcctgaaatttttagCCAGTGCATTAAGACAATTAAATTTAATAcaagttataaaaattagaaataatgatATTACATAATAAggtcatttttcatatataaaatccAACAGAATCTATGGGTAAATTTTACAACTAATAAGAAAGGTCTATTTtagttttcagaaagaaaatcaacacaaaaaagTTAGAGCATTTCTATTTACTCATCTTAACTATGTggaaatttaatagaaaacatgCTATTCAAATAACAGCAAAATCTTTCTAGTACTTTGGTATAAATTTAAGGAAAGATGTATGAAACTTTAAGGataaacatgtaatatttttgaaggaagcaaagaaagatTTGAATGAATGTTAAAGTGCATCATATTTATGAAAGGGaaacataataataaagatgtcaaattttacaaaattaatctatacatttcttgaatttataataaaaatccacTAACAATTTCTTTTGGCACTtgaaaaatagaacttaaaaatcaTGTATAAAAGCAAAGTGTCaaaaaatagcaatgaaaaatatgcaaaaccaATACAAGATGGAGAATTTTCACTACTTGATATTAAGATTTCTATGaagttataataattaatataatatttgcaattttatatttgcatagagagagagaaataacaaatggagaaaataaagagtCAAGAAATAGAGCAAAATATATAGAGGAATTTGGTAGGCCATTAAAAATCTTTGGGGAAAAGATGGCTGGGTAATTTGtttgcatattaaaaaattaacttatgcttttcaaaacaaaagcaaaaataaatccaaataaatgaaagtattaaatgtgaaaaaattaaatatattaaaagaaatatataatatttttgtgtcATGAATGTATAGAAGAATTTCTTCAACATGAAAAGACTactaaaatgagtaaaataagttctttaaaaagtaacaaagtaaataagaaaagtaataaatttgactacatttttaaaagaaatatttggacCCTGTCAAGTCAATAAATTATtgctcaaaataaattattaaattgatgAATATtggtaagaaaaagacaaatggctcatttttttaagaagtacTGAAAACTATCAACAGGCaaatcacaaaaacagaaaatgtaatggTCAATAAACAGAGTGCCAACCCCACTACTAACCAGGAatattcaaagtaaaataataatgaaatactgTTTTTATCTATCAAATGGGCAAGTATTTTGTACTCGGATTATAGCAAGTGTTTGTGACAGtgcagaaaaattagaaacctTTTGCACTGTTAAACTAACAAAAGAAAAGTAACTTCAGCCTATCAAACAGACTGTGTAGATTAAGCAACAGTGTGATTTGTAGTTcacttattttaattcttttaaactcCGGGATCGATTAGACATCACCCTAGATCCCGCGTATCAGAATACCCAGCTCCTCATTGTATCCTTTTATCTTCCTCGTCTCTGCCAGATAAGAGCCACTACTGTATATGGCCCTTCCTTTTCATGGTCCATTTCCCACCATTATATTTAACCTCTAAAGACAGCCATCAAAAGCCATTTAAGGATACTGGTGTTCTCTTCCTCAGTGCCTTTCTTAAAATCTTTGGAAAGGAAGTGTTCTCTGGGACCTCCAGGGGGAACATGGTTTACAGTAGATGAGAATGTTTCATTCCAAAATTCCTATCTCCCAAAGctttcagatattttcttctacagcaagggaaggaaaattttttctataaagggtcagatagaaaatattttaggcttcgcAGACCAGATACAGGACCTTCCtcattcttgtttgtttgttctttttttatgtaaATACCCTCTAAATAGGGAAAGCCATTCTTAGCTTTAAgactgtaaaaaacaaacaaacaaacaaaaccagccAAGGGCTTGATTGATTCAAGAGCCACAGTTTTCTGGCCCTATTCTATAGCAAAAGAAGGGAGTTCTAGTATCTCATTTTCAATttgtatatttctaggaatttgtacatttcatctaggttatctaatttgttggtgtataattgttcatagcattctcttatatttcttttttatttctgtagggTCAGTAGTAATGAATCctcattcatttcttattttagttatttgcattttctctatttttctttgtcagtctagcttaaggtttgtcaattttgttgatacAGAGAACAAaatttagtttcattgattttctctattgtttttctacaaTTTTGCTCATTTCCAATctaacttaattattttcttctttttactggctttgggtttagttagctcttcttttttctatttccttaaggTACAAAGTTAGCTTATTgaattgagatttttcttcttttttaaggtgggcatttattgctataaaatttctTCTAAGCATTACTATGTTTGTTTAATTCCATAAGCTTTAATATGTTTATGTTATGTTTAATatgttgttttaatatattatgtttttatttttattcatttctaatcTCCTTTGTAGTTTTTGCTTTGATCCTTTGGTTGTTTAAgagtgtgttatttaatttccacctattgattattttttcagttttccttctgttatcaATTTTCAGCTTCATTCCATTGTGTTTAgagaagatactttgtatgatttcagtattttttaaatttagatggttttattttacatacatcAACTATATGTGTCAAAAATTTTCTAGCCAACTTTAGTAAACCATACActatggaatcagaaaaaataaacaaccaaaatatGACAATAACATTTTTATCTTGTTAAAGATTACCTGAAATGATAGCCAGGCAGAATTAggaagaatatagaaataaaaagatactaACAGACTGGAGCTACCAGAGAGAGTCAAGAAATCACAGATCATAAATGCTTAAgattgaaggagaagaaaaactgaaaagtaaataaagtgGAATAAAGTAAAGAAGAGGTAGAATATGAGGTGAGACATAAAGTA
This region of Microcebus murinus isolate Inina chromosome 2, M.murinus_Inina_mat1.0, whole genome shotgun sequence genomic DNA includes:
- the LOC105875612 gene encoding high mobility group protein B1, yielding MGKGDPKKPRGKMSSYAFFVQTCREEHKKKHPDASVNFSEFSKKCSERWKTMSAKEKGKFEDMAKADKARYEREMKTYIPPKGETKKKFKDPNAPKRPPSAFFLFCSEYRPKIKGEHPGLSIGDVAKKLGEMWNNTAADDKQPYEKKAAKLKEKYEKDIAAYRAKGKPDAAKKGVVKAEKSKKKKEEEEDEEDEEDEEEEEDEEDEDEEEDDDDE